The Lepisosteus oculatus isolate fLepOcu1 chromosome 4, fLepOcu1.hap2, whole genome shotgun sequence genome window below encodes:
- the LOC138238134 gene encoding erythroid membrane-associated protein-like, giving the protein MSSTIKDRIINSLGSLDSDRLKRFKEKLIDMGKDGQFPRVEVINCDTIDLATRLINVFEEDGAVNKTITILRGLHENKIASDLEGKMEHGRLAVDLEFERARRNAVDVTLDPRTAHPHLILSEDGKQVRHGDTRQDLPNNPERFTSCVDVLGKDGFTSGRHYWEVKVKNKSAWTLGVVRESIKRKGQITLCPEAGIWTVWLRGGTYTANSTVPVDLRLAQKPQKVGVCVDYEEGQVSFYNVEARSHMFTFYDTFREKIYPFFSPCTNDGGENSAPLIITPVSPPE; this is encoded by the exons ATGAGCTCAACCATCAAGGACCGGATCATCAACAGCCTGGGTAGTCTGGATTCAGACAGGTTGAAGAGATTCAAGGAGAAGCTCATTGACATGGGAAAAGATGGCCAGTTCCCTAGAGTAGAAGTCATCAACTGTGATACGATAGACCTGGCAACACGTCTgattaatgtctttgaggaAGATGGCGCAGTTAATAAGACAATTACAATTCTGCGTGGCCTTCACGAAAACAAAATCGCTTCAGATCTGGAAGGGAAGATGGAACATG GCCGGCTTGCTGTGGACCTGG AATTTGAGAGGGCACGCAGGAATGCAG TGGACGTGACTCTGGACCCCAGAACAGCTCATCCCCATCTCATCCTGTCTGAGGATGGCAAACAAGTCAGACATGGTGACACACGACAGGATCTCCCCAACAATCCAGAGagatttacttcctgtgtcgaTGTCCTGGGAAAGGATGGGTTCACCTCAGGTcgacactactgggaggtgaAGGTGAAAAATAAGTCCGCCTGGACTTTAGGAGTCGTCAGAGAGTCCATCAAAAGGAAGGGGCAGATCACACTATGCCCTGAGGCTGGCATCTGGACTGTGTGGCTGAGGGGTGGGACGTACACAGCAAATTCCACTGTCCCTGTTGACCTCCGGCTGGCCCAGAAGCCCCAAAaggtgggggtgtgtgtggattACGAGGAGGGGCAGGTCTCCTTCTACAACGTGGAGGCCAGGTCCCACATGTTCACCTTTTACGACACCTTCAGGGAGAAGATCTACCCGTTCTTCAGCCCCTGTACCAATGATGGGGGTGAAAACTCAGCCCCTCTGATCATCACTCCTGTCAGTCCCCCTGAGTGA